The nucleotide sequence TTGATCCAGGCGGGAAAGCAATGCGGAACGCGTGATACTGAGTGCATGCGCCAAGAGGAATTCCACGTCGGATTGGGGACTGTCGCTCACGCTCTCGAGCGCGCGCGCTGCCAGCTCGATGCACTCGCGCACCGTGCCCATTACTGCTGGGTCAGCTTAGCCGACCTGTCCGCCGCAATCAGGGCTTCGATAAGCGGTTGGACTTGCCCTTCCATGACCCCTTCGAGATTGTAGAGCGTCATGCCAATTCGATGGTCTGTCACGCGGTTTTGAGGGAAATTATACGTACGAATGCGTTCGCTGCGGTCGCCGCTGCCGACCTGCGTCTTGCGGTCCGCAGAGCGTTTTGCATCCTCTTCTTCCTGCTTCAACACCAGGAGCCGCGCGCGCAACACCATCATGGCCTTCGCACGGTTTTTGTGCTGCGACCGTTCGTCCTGGCACGCGACAACAAGCCCGGTCGGGACGTGCGTGATGCGCACGGCGGAGTCCGTCGTGTTTACGTGCTGGCCGCCCGCACCTGAAGATCGGTACACATCGATCTGCAACTCGGTGGGATCGACGTGAATGTCCACTTCCTCGGCTTCGGGCAATACGGCGACGGTCACCGCCGACGTGTGAATGCGTCCCTGTGCTTCGGTGGCGGGGACACGTTGCACGCGGTGAACGCCGCCTTCGAATTTAAGCTGGCTGTACACGTTGTCGCCGACGACGCGGAAACTGATTTCTTTGTACCCGCCGATGCCGGTTGCGTTCG is from Candidatus Hydrogenedentota bacterium and encodes:
- the prfA gene encoding peptide chain release factor 1 is translated as MERILYAKILSIAEEYDRLTDQMGQQEVASDPERYRQVAKAQSAIADVVEAFRRYERYEKQYRDAEQMLRDESDHELREMAENEKRETEQILSGIEDELRILLLPKDPNDAKNTIMEIRAGTGGEEAALFVADLYRMYCRLADLKGWRVELMGSNATGIGGYKEISFRVVGDNVYSQLKFEGGVHRVQRVPATEAQGRIHTSAVTVAVLPEAEEVDIHVDPTELQIDVYRSSGAGGQHVNTTDSAVRITHVPTGLVVACQDERSQHKNRAKAMMVLRARLLVLKQEEEDAKRSADRKTQVGSGDRSERIRTYNFPQNRVTDHRIGMTLYNLEGVMEGQVQPLIEALIAADRSAKLTQQ